In Helianthus annuus cultivar XRQ/B chromosome 9, HanXRQr2.0-SUNRISE, whole genome shotgun sequence, the following are encoded in one genomic region:
- the LOC110879295 gene encoding uncharacterized protein LOC110879295 has protein sequence MGGLLSSAAGPPPPMVLVPPLFDFPPLAARTRMLESSYNLLFGKLVLKSLFEDYFDAANHFSTIFLLKPIEDRHVDLIASVSGPLDNKPEEPIVGNALFRWQSDADDPHTFTDLYVSSVDPILLMRACAYYPKYGFGAFGIFPVLKKQRVCSEDYGTMGLRYGSSRLSFGTTFLPYSLGNDFPKSAWLVTKLGRLTAGVQYDPGFVEKEGAKYKNLKNWNYAIGYGIGSGSPLSPSFNFGLEFAQNSKFIASFYQHVVVQRRVKNPLEENEVIGITNYIDFGFELLTRMNDQKGSNNIQDSTFNIGASWQANKNILLKGKVGPLSSALSFSFKSWWKPSFSFSVSAIRERGGKTSLGFGVRVDNVREASYQRADPNFVMLTPNKEHLAEGIQWKSGQRPLMQSDVNSGNFDGMPRELRPLGRIL, from the exons CCGCCGCTCTTCGATTTCCCTCCGCTTGCTGCCCGCACCAG GATGTTGGAGTCATCGTATAATCTGTTATTTGGGAAGCTCGTCTTAAAAAGCCTGTTTGAAGATTATTTTGATGCAGCAAATCATTTCAGTACGATATTCTTATTGAAGCCAATTGAAGATCGTCATGTAGATTTAATAGCAAGT GTTTCAGGTCCTCTTGATAACAAGCCCGAGGAGCCAATAGTTGGTAATGCACTATTTCGCTGGCAAAG TGATGCCGATGATCCTCACACATTCACAGATCTTTATGTATCCAGTGTTGATCC GATTTTACTCATGAGAGCATGTGCATACTACCCGAAATACGGTTTCGGAGCATTTGGGATTTTTCCAGTCCTTAAAAAACAGAG AGTATGTTCAGAAGACTATGGTACAATGGGTCTGAGATATGGCTCGTCACGTTTGTCATTTGGAACCACATTTTTGCCATATTCAT TGGGAAATGACTTCCCGAAATCTGCATGGCTGGTGACCAAGTTGGGAAGGTTAACTGCTGGAGTCCAATATGATCCTGGAT TTGTTGAAAAGGAAGGTGCAAAATATAAAAATTTGAAGAATTGGAATTACGCCATAGGCTATGGAATCGGATCCGGCAGCCCATTGAGCCCGTCTTTTAATTTTGGTCTCGAATTCGCCCAGAACTCCAAG TTCATTGCCTCTTTCTATCAGCATGTGGTGGTCCAACGAAGG GTAAAGAATCCACTGGAAGAGAATGAAGTAATTGGAATTACTAATTACATAGACTTTGGATTTGAGCTGCTAACAAG AATGAATGATCAAAAGGGATCAAACAACATCCAAGATTCCACCTTTAATATTGGTGCATCTTGGCAAGCCAATAAAAACATCTTGCTGAAG GGAAAAGTGGGCCCTCTTAGTTCAGCACTGTCGTTTTCTTTTAAGTCATGGTGGAAACCTTCATTCAGTTTCAGCGTGTCAG CTATAAGAGAGCGTGGTGGGAAGACGTCTTTGGGGTTTGGTGTTCGTGTCGACAACGTGAGAGAAGCAAG TTACCAAAGGGCGGATCCGAATTTCGTAATGCTGACACCAAACAAAGAGCATTTAGCAGAGGGAATCCAGTGGAAAAGTGGGCAGAGACCATTGATGCAATCGGATGTAAACTCCGGAAACTTTGATGGTATGCCCAGGGAACTCAGACCCTTGGGtagaattttataa